The sequence CCACGTCTGTCCTGGGTTTCGTTGGATGAATTAAAGGCATTCATCAGGGCAACAACCCCACTGGTTGCTGAATAAAGTGCCAGCAGAAAGCCAAAAGAGAGCACACCTCCTCGCGGGCGACTAATGATGTCTCGAATCGTTGTATCAACCGAACTGAATGTGTCGCCGGGTAAAACTTCCTTCAGAAACCCCATTATTTGCTCCTCGAGATTAGGAACGGGAATGTAAGGAATAAGTGTAAACAGAAAAATGACTGTAGGAAAGACAGACAAAATAAGGCTGTACGATACCGAAGCTGCTCGCTCACTGGTATCGTTCTCCGTGATTTTATCGCCCATCTTTTTTAGAAAATCGTACCAGCTTCGCTTTGAGTTGAACGGCTTATGATCACGGAGCCATACGCGTGTACCACGCAACGCCTTGAAGCTCAACAGTTTTTCAATCATACATAAGTCGATAAAGTAATAAGCCGCTAATCAATGAAATACGGGCTCATTAGTAACTCATTGACTGTTTTTTAACCGGCTACTCAAAAAAAGGTTTAGCTGCTTCTACCAAATCGGCTGGAGCAGGACCGGGGCGACCTGTGGCTGATTTAAGAAAAATGAGCGTGGTTTCACCCGTATTGAGTAATTGGCCGTCTTGATTGAAGATTTCGTATCGGAACAGAATACGTGTCGTAGGAAGCTGAGGAATGGTAACCCGTATCGTGAGTAAATCGTCGTATTTAGCGGGTCGAATAAAGCGGGAACTCATGTCGTAAACGGGCATTCCAATTCCGCGCGCTTCGAGATTTTTGTACTCCATACCCAAATGTCGAAGCGCTTCAACACGCCCAATTTCATAAAATCGGGCATAATTGCCATAATAAACGATACCCATCTGGTCGGTATCGTAGTATCGAACACGGATATCTGTAACGTCGTGAACAAACATAAAGTGGGCTTAAGCAACTAGTAAAGACAATCGGCATAACTAAGAGATTAATCAATTGCCTTAGTTACGCCGATTGTCTATTTCATTATTTTCATCCGTGTCAACGCCTGCTGATAGAGACGGGCGTTGGCTAAATGTTCGGCCAGTGTTTTCGAGAAGGTATGGTAGCCGTTGAAATTGGCATTAACCACAAAATAAAGGTAATCGTGTTGCTCGGCATTCAATACGGCGTCAATAGTTGCTGGGGCCGGTAAATTAATTGGACCCGGTGGCAGACCCGTATATCGATAGGTGTTGTAAGGCGAATCGACGGTAAGCTGACGATTGAGCAATCGGCGAATGCTAAAATCGCGTAGGGCAAATATTACCGTCGGATCAGCTTCGAGTTTGATACCCTGCTTCAGGCGGTTGAGGTAAACACCGGCAACACGGGGTTGTTCATCCCGTTTATTGGTTTCGGCAGCCACAATAGACGCCAGAACCTGGGTTTGTGTCTGGCTTAATCCCAGTGCTTTGGCTTTGGCCTGCCTTTCGGGGGTCCAGAATTTTTTGTATTCGCTACCCATTCGCTCCAGAAAAGCCTCGGGTTTGATCGTCCAGAAAAATTCGTAGGTGTTTGGTAGAAACAGACAAACGATGGTCGTCGTATCAAAGCCAAATTTCTCACACGTGGCCGGATCGTTAAGAAGATTGCCAAGCGCATCGGGGCCAAATTCGAATTTGCTGCCTAATCGCTGGATCAGGTCGCTCTTCATGCGCATGGAGTTGAACGTTACGGGCATAGCGTCCTGACTGCCACTACGAAGTTTAACGAGAGCGTCCCGGTTGCCCATCCGTGGTTTGATCTCATACCGTCCTTCTTTTACACGCTCAGGGTACTTCATCAATTTAGCCAGGAAACGAAACGACAGTTCATCATTTATAACCCGATGTGTTTTAAGCGTATCCATCACCGACTCGAAAGAAGAGCCTCTCGGAATGAGTAGGGCAAAGGTTTTATCATTGTCCCTGACCTGAAGGTTTGGGCTTTTAAAGATCTGCCAGAAGTAAAAGGTAAACGTCGTTAGCAGGATGGAAACGGTGAGAAATAAGCCAATTTTAAGATTGCGAGACATAACAAATGGATAAGTTATGATTTACGGAAGGTAACGCGACGTTGCAGTACATTAGTGCAGAAGTGCTTTAATGAATGCCTTAAACATGACAGAAGTTGCCGTCAGACATGCCTGCTGTAAATCGTCCACATAAAGATGAGGAAGAGAGTAGGTGGTTGATTTATAGGTTGTTATGGGGGTATTGGAGAAATGCACCGGTAATTAACAGGTTGGTTTTGATTTCGGGCGGCAAGTTACTACAAAAATGAAAACCCCGTTGGCTGGTTAGAAGGTATTCTGCTAAACAGCAATCAGACTAACCAGCACTAATTATTGGTTTGTGATGGGTTAGTTCTGGTGTCAATGGGACCTGTAGTACAAATTTAGTGCAAAGGCTCAACCATCTTTTTCAAACCAGATACCTGGTAAACTAACGGTCTCGTACCAATAAATTCGTAACCGGCTCAGGTAATCTTTCCATTCGGTATAACTATACGGTTTGCTTGTAAACGAAGTAGCTCCTAGTTCGTATGCTTCCCGAATTTGGTGGGGTGATTCACTCGCGGAGAGCATAATAGTTGGCACGAAACGGCCTTGAGGATGGCATCGAAGGAGCGATAAAAAGCCAAGCCCTTCACCATCACTTTCCAGATTTATATCCAGCAAAATAAGTTTAGGGCCTTTACCTTCGAGATTTTCCAGGTAGGAGGTTGCATCCCCAAAACTACGAACAGGTGTAAAGGAAGCTTCTGGAAAATTGGTTTTTGCAGCTCGCTGGAGAATTTCGGCAATAGCCGGATCATCATCAACGACTAATATAGGGAAATGGTAAGCCATACAACATTACTGAATAGGCAAGGGGAACAATACTCAATACCCCAGTCTACTTATTCTCAATATCATTGATAAGTTGAACGATGGCATCCTGATTTGTGGATTGAGTTGACCCGGCCAATGTAGACAACCGTTCCTTGATATCCTGCCATTGAGAAACAGATAGCAAAATTGCCTCGACTTTAAACTCAACTGAATCACCGATATCGATCTGCTCTACGGGTAGAGGATCTAAAAGCGTTTTGGCGAATTCGGATCGAAGCCGGTCTTTTGCATACGGCACTGGGTCCAGATTGGCGTCTTTGAGTATTTGTTTAGAGTAGGTCTTTGTTTTTTTCCACCACATGATACTTGAAAAAATTTGCTGCTAACGTAACACAATTTGTGATATTATGTTCTTGTCAAGTGAAAAAGATAAATGGCTTTTGACTTGAATTACAATACCGTAGTCCGTGCGATTGATCTTATCATGTGAGCATAGACTTGTTCAGGCAACTCGTCAGAAGTAGTTGGTAATGGAAGACTTTTACTGTTTTCCTGTCAATCTTCTAAAGCCACAGGCGGAGGTTTACGAAAAATTAGTACTTTTGTGGCCGGTTAAAGCGAATTGTAGAAAAAAGAAACAGAACAAGTATCTCTCTTTATCTACCAATCGCCCCAAACCGACTTATTTACGCCCTGCCCCTAGAGAGGTGTCCGAGTGGTTGAAGGAGCACGCCTGGAAAGTGTGTATGCGGGCAACCGTATCGAGGGTTCGAATCCCTTCCTCTCTGCAGAATCAACGTAGAAGGCTGTTGCTGAGCAAGTAACAGCCTTTTGCAATATGTACCTGACTGAACGTCGCAAAAGATCAGTTGTTACTTCTAGCCAACCGGCACTCAGTGGTGCAATGAATAACCCACCTTACATGTGTATAGATCACTCAGATCCAATCACAAATAGTCTATATTTGCTTTAAACCCAACTAGAATGGCCTTCGATATCCTTAAACGCAATAACGTTAAAATCAAAGGCCAGGGAACTCAACCCATGATGTTTGCTCATGGATTCGGCTGTGATCAGAATATGTGGCGTCATATTGCCCCTGTATTTGAGCCCGACTATCGATTGATTCTTTTTGATTTTGTGGGATCTGGCCAGTCAGATATAGCCGCCTATGATCCACTCCGGTATGATGACCTGAACGGCTATGCTCAGGATGTGCTTGATATATGCCAGGCACTTGAGTTAACCAACGTTGTGTTTGTTGGGCATTCGGTAAGCTCAATGATCGGCCTACTGGCAGCCATCCAACAACCTCAGTTCTTTGACCGACTCATCATGATCGGTCCCTCTCCCCGTTATCTCAACGAGGCCCCCGATTATGTTGGAGGGTTTGAGCGACCTGATGTGGACGAGTTATTAGCCTTGATGGATCAGAATTTTGTCCGATGGGCGAATACCTTAGCCCCCGCCATTATGGGCAATGCCGATCAGCCGGCCTTAGGAGCTGAGCTGACCCAAAGCTTTTGTTCCACCGATCCGTTGGTGATGCAGCAATTTGCCCGTATTACTTTCCTGTCGGATAACCGACAGGATCTACCTAAACTGACAGTACCTTCATTGATTTTACAGAGTAGTGATGATATCATTGCACCACAGGTGGTTGGTGAATATACCCACCAGCATCTTCCCCTGAGTACGCTACGATATATGAAGGCAAACGGCCATTGTCCACATTTGAGCGCTCCTGAGGAAACAATTGCCCTTATGCAAACGTATCTGTTCGATACGAAGAAGATTTAATCTTTCTGCACAGTTTGATGATGGATGATTTGGTAAACCAGTTACCCTGTGGAGTCGTACTAATCAATGAAGCTGGTCTGATCATGAAGATCAATGAAACCGCCAGGCTACAACTTGGCTATGAAACCGACGAGTTGGTTGGTCAATCCATTAGTCTGATACTCACGGTGGCTGGCCGACTTTTTTACCAGACTCATTTTTATCCCCTGATAAATCTTCATAACCATGTGGAGGAAGTAGCATTAACGCTGTTGACCCGGACAGGTGGCCGTATACCAATTTTACTCAATGCGGTACGCCAGTTTAATGATGGGTTGATTTGCTGTGCCTACCTGTCTGTAGGGCATCGCCATGCGTATGAAGCGGAACTCATTCAAGCCCGAAAGGCGGCAGAACAGGCTCGTCTCGCCGTTGAGGAAAGCGAAGCCCGTTACCGAACCTTATCGGCTGAGTTAGAGCATTTGGTGCAGGAGCGCACCCATGAACTGGAAGCCGCTAATGAAGAATATGCGGCTATAAATGAAGAATTAACGGAATCCAATCAACTCCTAAACCGTTCCAACGATGACCTGCAAAAGTTTGCTTATGTAGCTTCACATGATTTACAGGAACCCCTACGCAAGATTCAACAATTTGGCGATCTCTTGCGGACTAATTATACAGGCACTTCGGATGATGAACTGTTTTTTTTAGAACGAATGCAGTCAGCGGCTAACCGAATGTCAACACTGATCCGGGATTTGCTTGATTATTCGCGGGTATCTACCCAACGAGACAGGAATAGCCCAACAAGCCTACAAGAAATAGTTGATCGGGCCCTGATGACCCTGGAGTTGGTGATTACAGAAACCAGGGCAGAAATTAGGGTTGAAGACTTGCCAACTATCCTGGGAGACGCTTTACAACTCGACCAGCTTTTTCAGAATTTACTCTCTAATGCACTTAAGTATCGGCGACCAGATATTCCACCACGAATACAGATTTTATCGCAGCTTGTAGCGGCAACCGAACTACCCACAACCATACATCCGGCACGGTCTTCCAGTGCCTACTACCGAATCGATGTGGTGGATAATGGGATCGGCTTTGATGAGAAGTACCTCGATCGAATCTTTCAGGTCTTCCAACGGCTCTATGGTAAGAAGGAGTACCTGGGAACTGGCATTGGCCTGGCCATTTGTGAGAAAGTCGTTGCCAATCACGGCGGAGTTATAACGGCTAACAGTCAACCAGGTCAGGGAGCTACCTTCCATATTTATTTGCCCCAATAATTCCCAATACCGAACTTTTTAAGCCAACCTTAATGGATATGCCACTCATTTATGAGTATGTTTACCCCGGTTCCTCTTTGCAGTATATATATCGTTCCCACCCTAACTATGCCTTCTGCTGTCCCACCTGTTGTCTGGATCGTTGATGACGATGATGATGACAAATATCTGTTTGAGATGGCTTTTAAACAGCTTATTCCTCCCGTTTCCATCAAGCTCTTCAATGATGGTGAAGAATTACTGCCCGCCCTGATTCAACATGATTCTTTGCCTAGTCTGATTATCCTGGATTTGAACATGCCCCGGGTGAATGGATTTGAAGCTTTGCAACATTTACGGGCAGAGCCTGCTTTTCAGAAGGTGCCAGTCATTGTGCTGACAACCTCGTCGGATTATACTGATCGGGAGCAGGCCAAACGACTGGGGGCCAATGGATTTCTGACGAAACCCCCGACAATGGAATTAACCATTAAATTATTTAACCAATTGGTGCAGGAATGGAAGCTGACTTAGTTGGCTTATCGACTCATATCCCATACAGTAACTTTCTGATTTTTAGCCATTATCGATAGCTAACTTAGTATCGTATACTATATCAGCTTTATAGCCTTGAAAATGGATCGGCAACTTGAAGTCGTTTTAATTGATGACGATGACGATGATTACTACCTCTTGAAACAGGCATTTAAAGCGTACTCGAATCAACTTGTACTTCGACATCTGAGTAGTAGTGCTGAACTGTCCGAGTTGCTTTCCTCCGTATCGGCTTTGCCAGATCTGATTTTGCTGGACTTTCATATGCCGCTACTTACGGGAATAGAACTAGTAGCCACACTTAAGCAGAATCTTAATTTATATCGAATCCCCATTGTGATTTGGTCGGGTTCGCTGGATGCAAGTCAGGTAAATCAATGCTATGAGGCCGGAGCCAGTTCGGTGATCCTGAAGTCAGGGGATCAACCTGGTCTGGAAAGATCGGTTAGGGCATTATGCATTTATTGGTTTGAAACCGTCCAATTGCCTACCAGTATGTAATTTCTGTTGTGCAAACATGGGAGAAATCAGGTAGCAGCATATTCGAGGATACAGTTTTATCGACACGTTAGTGTGGTTCCTTTAACTAAGCAAGAGATGCTTTATACGAAAATTAAGAAAACAGCCCGGATCTAGTAGTGGCCGGGCTGTTTGGTGTCTTATGCATCTACTACCTAATAATACTTAATCCATATGCAATAAAACATTAATTAATGAAATTGTAAAAATGTAAACAAAGGTCAACACTTGAAGATTAGGGCAATCATGACCTCAGATACCATTGGGCTTTAAATAATAACTCACGAGCAATTGATGAATATGGCCTTCGTGGTATTGCTGACTAGAGCGAACCCTATTGCTATAAAAACTTATGGCACTAACAAAAAGTAGTTAGTCATAACTAATCGTTTTCATGGATTTGATCCGAAAACGCCCAATCTGATTAATAGGCGGGTGTTTAGTTGGTATTTTTCATTGTTTTGATCTAAGGCTTTGAGCATTGCCAAACTGGGCTGGCTATAGTTGATCAGTATGGCCAGGTGCCGAAATAGCATATCATTTGACTCTTTTGTTGATTTTGTTTACACCACAAATTTTAAAATAAACCATCTAACTACCATATAATAAATTTTCTATATGAGGAAAAGGGAAATATAATTGCCTTAATTATAAAATTATTTAATAAAAGGTCATCTATTTTATAAAAAAAGGAAATATTGTAAATAGATTTTTTATTAAAGATATCTTTTTGAGATTTTGTAAATAAATCATTGCTATTACATTAACTTAATATTAATCAGTAATTTATAATTTTAAATCTAATTTTGTTACCATATAATTCCAAAGCAAAACTGTCTACACCCATATGCGTAAATCGTTGAACGGCCAAAAACCTAATCGTAAGCGAGAGCAAGCTGCATGGGCAAAGGACGATTTTGAGACACTCTATACGCAATACGCTGATCAGGTTTATCGGAAATGCCTGTCGATGACTAAAGATAGTGAAGTCGCTCAAGATTTTACCCAGGAAATCTTTATCAAGGTTTTTAGTAAATTAGACACCTTTAAACAGCAGTCTGCTCCGTCGACCTGGCTTTACTCGATTGCTCATAATTACTGTCTGGACCAAATTCGAATCAGTAAACGGATGAATCTTCAGGAACTTCCTGAAGGGGTGGAATTGGCAGAAGAGCCAGTCGTTACTGATGAACTTCAGTTACAGGCACTTGAGCGATTGATGGAAAATTTGCCAGTTGAAGAGGTAACCCTGTTGCGACTTAAGTATGAACAGGGCTTATCCGTCAGCCAGATTGGCCAGCAACTTAATCTCAATGAAAGTGCGATCAAGATGCGGCTTAAGCGTACCAGAGATAAATTGAATCGTTTGATTAATCAACGTTTGCAATAGAAAACTAAAAATTGCAGCAGCCTACATAGTAACTGCCAGGTGCTGATATTAAGCCTGTTTGGTTATATCGCCGGATAAATCTGAAAAGGAAAAGTACGAAAAGCTGTTGTACCCAAAAGTCCAGCCTGCATACAGGCTGGACTTTTGGGTGTACGTCAATTTAGTAGTGCTTCAATAACTTTACGTGTTGCCGTTCAGTTGCTGTCCTGATTGTTAACAAAAACATCCCCTTAGTGCTGACCGGAATACTAACTCGCTCCATCGGACCAGCCTCCAGGATAGTGTGTTGATGCAGCTGCCTGCCCTGGAGATCAACCAGTACTATGTCGAACAATTTGCCCGATACACCACTGATCTCTACTTCAGCTGTTTTACCTTCTATTGGATTACCGAGTCCTTTCACCTGCAATCGGTCATGGGCTTCCGCGACGCCCATACGTGCCCGCCCACAACTTGCTTTCAAGTCCCAACTGTAGGTGACAACCAAACCACTCTGACGAGCCGAGAGTAGAAAACGCTGCACATCATTGACCGTACGAGTTTCCTGATCAACAAACTGTTTCGGATTGGTTGTCCAACCCGTAATTCCCGCTGCCTGAAACTCAATGGCGCTATCATTGTCACCACTGGTATTAAATTGAATTGCCCCCGTCGAACAATCGTAGCCAGGACCTAGTAACTGTAATGGGCCAGTTACGGGCGGTTGTTAGCTGATGCAGTAGGCAGCAAAATCAACTTTAAGACTGATGGTTTTGCCATTTTATGTTGCCAAAATCGTGATTGGTTTGGGGTCATTTCTGGGTTCCTGTTCAATTATGCCGCTCATACTGCTTGGCGAAGGACGACTAATGCCCGGTGTTGAGAATTGAATGGGGGAGCCATCACCGCCAATTGTATAAAAAGTAATGGCTCCCGTCTGGCAATTATACGTGCCGAGATATAACCCCAACTGATCATTGATCGTATAGCATACACTTCTGAAATCGAACTTTAGTTCAATCAACCTCAACCGTGTGGATGCCGAACTGTTCATGACTTTATACCCATCAAAGGGCTATATCCCTAGGCCTCGTGCTATTAACGACAAGTTGATCAACGCAGCGTTTCTGAAAAGAGGAAAGCTGGCTGGAATAACGCTCACTGATTTTCCTGTCACTCCTAGATTCTAAGTGATAAAATAGATAACCAGCATTTAAACTAATAACGACGCTCCGAGCGGAACGTAGTTTGAACCAGATATGATTGCCAGCCTACTCTTGATTAAGCACAATCTGGCTCATCAAATAGGCTTTTCTAAGCCGCAATTGATCGATAACAGGGAATGCTAGGACTTCGCAACGATTATGCTGACTACTGGGCACGATTTAAAAAATATACCCGTTAGTTTCTTTATGTATAAATGACATAAAGAAGGGAGTCCATGCCAGCACCCAGAAAATACCCAATACGAATTGTCGTCGATGGTAAACCTGTTCAGGTAAAATCAATCGGCGGAAAACTGTTTTGCTCCAAAAAATTTGTTTACCAAGCTGAGTATGACGAGTCTGGACATTTGAACGGTGTGATCATACATGCCTTAAACGATAGCTGTTCTACACCGCTAAAGGATTAACTAAGTAGGAATGAACTAGTAAATGATAAACTCACCGATTGATTAAATTAGATGGCATTCCTGACGAAGCCGTATTCTGATCGACGACGGACAATTGTTTCAGCTTAGTTTTACTTCGTGACTCCCAACCACACCATGAATAAGAGGCTATTTTAACAATGAATAAAAAAGTTGAAATTTTACTTGACTCTCCCCTTACGTCATAGCCTAGTTTTGTTCCGTCATTACGAATCAATAGTAGAATGAGCTTTTATCCCGTTCACAAGCTGGCCAAACTGGCAGGAATCAGTGTGCGCACACTGCATCATTACGACCGATTGGGGCTATTGAAACCAGCCGTCCGTACGGAGTCCAGATATAGGCTGTATGGTGATCAGGAATTACTTCTCTTACAACAAATTCTGTTTTATAAAGAACTGGATTTCTCGCTGGAGGAAATTCTACAGATGGTAAAAGATCCTAATTTCGACCAGCTGCAGGCGTTGCAAAATCATCGGCACGCCATTGAAACACGACGGAATCGGCTCACTAGGCTATTGGAAACGATTGACAAAACCGTGTCTAAACTACAAGGAGAAAATGCGATGTTGATAGACGAGGAATTGTATGCGGGTTTCCCAAAAGATAAAGCGGAAGCCTATCGAAACGAGGCTGTAGAAAAATATGGATCTCAGGTCATTGAGGAGAGCGAAATTAAGTTACGGCAATTGGGCAAGACCAATTTTGACCAGTTAAAAGCAGAACAGGAAGAAATCGCACAAACGTTAGCCGCAATGGCCAATCAGGACCCAGCGTCTGTTAACGTGCAGGAGCAGGTTGCCCGGCACTATGCAAATATTCTGGCTTTCTGGGGAAAGTCGGTTGGAGGGGGAAACCCACTTGAAGCCTATAAGGGGCTGGCTCAGTTGTATGTTGACAATCTACGTTTTACGAGCCGGAATGGGCAGGAAAATCCTGAATTTGCCGCGTTCCTTAGTAAAGCGATGACATATTTTGTCGACGCAAGGTTAAATGGAAAAAAGTCCCGAAATCGGGATATAAAGTAAGTTGTTTGTCTGGACAGGTTTTCATACTCAGGGTGTGTTAACCTGTCCAGTTATCGGTTATAATTTTCTTGTCTATTGCTCGACCAATTTAAACCTGTAAGAATTCAAAATCCTTTTAGGTTTGTAATCACGTATAAACTATAAACTGGAAGAGTAGTATGGCAAAATCCGTACCTGTATACAAGCTGGCGTCCTTCCCCCGTCATGAACCTAATGCGCTATTTTATATGACTAGACTGGAAAGGCTTGTTGGCGAATTTACAGGTATCGGCGACTCCCATTCTCATACGTTTTACCTGTTAATGTGGATCACTCAGGGAAGTGGCACGCATACAATTGATTTTAAGACCTACGATGTAGCTGCCAACCAGTTGTATTTTCTTACGCCCGGTCAGGTTCATAACTGGGAATTATCGACCGACATTCGAGGCTATAATTTATTTTTTGAAGCTAATTTTCTGCGTAGCCGCTTTGGAAACAGGCTGCATCAGTATCCTTTCTATCATTCCCATCAGCACCAGCCTCTGCTGAATGCAAACGATCGAAAAAAACTCATTGACGATTTATTTACGTTTGCCTATGAGGAATATGAGCAGCAGCAGGCAAACCGCACTGACGTGTTCTTGTCTTACCTGCATCTCCTTCTGGAAACCGCAAATCGACTTTACAGCCAGCAGTGGCCTGGAGCCGACACCCAGTTATATGATCACATCCGGCAATATGAAGAATTGCTTGAGCATCAGTTTATTACTGTTCGTGAAGTTAGCGCCTATGCCAGCCAGATGAACATAACACCTAATTATCTGAATCACATCTGTAAGAAAATATTGGGTAAAACGGCCAGCCAACTGGTACATGAACGGCTAATTGTTGAAGCACAGCGGTTGTTAACGCATACAACTCAATCAGTTAAGGAAATCGCCTTCCGGTTAGGCTTCGATGACCCATCATACTTCGTCCGTTTTTTTAAAAAACAGACAAAGCAAACACCCGCCGAATTTCGGTTGCACCTGACCGATCATCGTTGATTTGTACCATACTTGGCTTGCTTTATCGTTCTGTAACGATTGGGCTTAGCGTACCTTTGTGACATACTAAGTGCGCAACTGATGCTTGCCGGGTGAGCTGGCCTGACGCACAGAAACTGTTCCATCGCCATGTTAGCCAATAGCCGATTATATAGTGTCCTGTTCAATAAATGCCCTCGTTGTCATCAGGGTGATTTCTTCGTTACAAAAAGTGCATTTAGCCGTCATTTCGATCAAATGCACGATCATTGCCCAAATTGTGGTGAAAATTTTAACCCCGAACCTGGCTTTTACTGGGCATCCATGTTCGTAAGTTATGCGTTGTTTACAATCTGGACGCTGCTTACATTTTTTATTATTGTGCAATGGCTGGATGTAGATCTTGATTATTATTTGATGGGGCTAATTCCATCTCTGATCCTGTTAACGCCTTACTTTTTTCGGATGGCACGCCGAACCTGGCTCACCTTATTTGTTGCGCCGAGACCAGTTCACAAACATGGGCCAGCCGAGCAGGCAATTGCCAGACAGTAGCCGGACTAAAGGAACTCGTTGACTGCGCGGATAACAACGGCCTTGCCATTCATAAAGCCGAATATTCCTTTTACGTAAAAACAAGTGAGATTCTCTACAGAAGCATCGTAATTTGCTTCCGAAGAGAATCTCACTTGTTTTAGGGGATTAATTCAATTCACCAGGCAGAAAATCAATAAGTTGTATGGCTGAATGAGTACGTACACTACTTGGTTGCCCTTTTTCATCGTACTCTATTCTCGCAAAGAATTCATTAAAATGGTATAATTCCCGTAACTGATTTTCATGTTGGTAACAAGTAAATTTTAGTCCCCATAGCTGGAGCGCACCTAATTGAATGGCGAAAGGAAGCTGATCGAACTTATTCTGATCAATAAAAACAGCTTCATCTGGTCGTGTAATGTTGGCTTGCATGAAGCTATGACGTAAAAATCAGAAAAGGTTTCGCATTTGAACTTGAATTTTACTTTCTATTTATTAAATTGATTTTATTGTAAATTAAAAGTTTGTAAAACAATATATGTTTTTATTTGTAGTCACTTAACATGACAAATTATCTAATTGGTATAGGTGTGCTGTTTGAATTGCTCATGGTTGCTAATTATATATATCATGCTATTCAGGCGAAATCAAATACACGTGATCGAATCCAATATATACTCATCGCTCTATTTTATGGCTTATTAGGATTAATGCTTTTGATTGGTTTTATAAAATTCAACCTGTTGAACGATAAAAAATAAGTGTATTATTGATCAGATTAATACACACGATTGATCATCGATCTGGTAGTTCGTCCGTAAAGCAGTCGATGAGGTCATTGTTTCTAAAAACAGTCATGGCGAGGAATATATTATCGTAAATAGATAGT comes from Spirosoma aureum and encodes:
- a CDS encoding helix-turn-helix domain-containing protein, with translation MTRLERLVGEFTGIGDSHSHTFYLLMWITQGSGTHTIDFKTYDVAANQLYFLTPGQVHNWELSTDIRGYNLFFEANFLRSRFGNRLHQYPFYHSHQHQPLLNANDRKKLIDDLFTFAYEEYEQQQANRTDVFLSYLHLLLETANRLYSQQWPGADTQLYDHIRQYEELLEHQFITVREVSAYASQMNITPNYLNHICKKILGKTASQLVHERLIVEAQRLLTHTTQSVKEIAFRLGFDDPSYFVRFFKKQTKQTPAEFRLHLTDHR
- a CDS encoding DUF983 domain-containing protein gives rise to the protein MLANSRLYSVLFNKCPRCHQGDFFVTKSAFSRHFDQMHDHCPNCGENFNPEPGFYWASMFVSYALFTIWTLLTFFIIVQWLDVDLDYYLMGLIPSLILLTPYFFRMARRTWLTLFVAPRPVHKHGPAEQAIARQ